One genomic window of Coffea eugenioides isolate CCC68of chromosome 1, Ceug_1.0, whole genome shotgun sequence includes the following:
- the LOC113773823 gene encoding uncharacterized protein LOC113773823 — translation MAENTRYRSLEEQLKKQETRLQEVMETMAAAQTSCQNSLQQKLQEELGQNNAKVEAMVGNLDQRFSKMEMKLNALLKVMMKEKSMPETEAGSSEPLLPTPPPHFKLMTSTEVHGAQPEVTAKIFTPSLPRLEMPMFASGNPREWLRKCHKYFLNYHIPENQRVDMVEIFLEGRAENWFQGVRLEKTRLNWSEFCELLYERFAGKWSRDVVEEFNKLQQKGTVKEYEEKFEELKTLMLIRNPRLDEGYFISSFISGLKDEIKPMVKMFKPQTLSKAFEVAELQECSLETMSKQPKTSGRTAVEPKYGMFRNHSNSQNNSSSYKLPAIDPTNRKVDTRSREVSRILAEEMQYRRKHGLCYRCGDKFGVGHQCKSGGLNCVGIEEEDEAEFKDAEGEQDELTGRVGELAEVSLNALAAAIQRKSILLLGNLGGIPVKILVDTGSSDSFIHYQLVKSLQLLYQTVRPFTVTLADGTDITSGTICPGVRCPITFDFHALSIALSSRGDLLHLQGFINQLVMKLVRGKDLRTFIQEKQRSCASLQVDPQGNQEEDIPKQVASVLQQYSQVFETPQELPPERELDHQITLKPGAEPFKLKPYRYPHAHKSEIEKQVVEMLTNGIVKHSCSPFASPVLLVKKKDNTWRLCVDYRKLNELTVKDRFPIPNIDELLNELHGIKYMSKLDLRARYHQLRVKTADIPKTAFQTHHGHFEFLVMPFGLTNAPATFQSLMNRIFQPYMRKFILIFFDDILVYSPTLEAHAQHLKIVLSILADNQLYCKKSKCSFAQTSVEYL, via the exons ATGGCTGAAAACACCAGGTATCGTTCTCTGGAGGAACAgctcaagaaacaagaaactcGACTTCAGGAGGTAATGGAGACCATGGCCGCAGCTCAGACCTCCTGCCAGAATAGCTTGCAGCAGAAACTTCAGGAGGAGCTTGGGCAGAACAACGCGAAGGTAGAGGCGATGGTAGGCAACCTGGACCAGAGGTTCAGTAAGATGGAAATGAAACTCAATGCGCTACTGAAGGTGATGATGAAAGAAAAAAGTATGCCGGAGACAGAGGCAGGCTCATCGGAACCACTCCTACCGACTCCTCCACCGCATTTTAAGCTCATGACGTCCACAGAGGTGCATGGAGCTCAACCGGAGGTTACAGCTAAGATTTTTACTCCCAGCTTGCCAAGACTTGAAATGCCTATGTTCGCATCTGGTAATCCTAGAGAATGGTTGAGGAAATGCCATAAATACTTTTTGAATTATCACATACCTGAAAATCAAAGGGTAGATATGGTAGAAATATTTTTAGAAGGGAGAGCTGAGAATTGGTTCCAGGGAGTTAGACTGGAAAAAACTAGGTTGAATTGGTCTGAATTTTGCGAGCTGTTGTATGAAAGGTTTGCAGGGAAGTGGTCACGTGATGTGGTTGAGGAATTCAACAAATTACAACAAAAAGGGACAGTAAAAGAGTATGAGGAGAAGTTTGAGGAATTGAAAACGCTCATGTTGATCAGGAATCCTAGGCTGGATGAAGGTTATTTTATATCCAGTTTCATTAGTGGTTTAAAGGATGAGATTAAACCAATGGTCAAAATGTTCAAACCACAGACTCTATCCAAAGCGTTTGAGGTTGCTGAATTGCAGGAATGCTCACTGGAAACCATGTCCAAGCAACCTAAGACCTCAGGAAGGACTGCGGTTGAACCTAAGTATGGGATGTTTAGAAATCACAGTAATAGCCAAAACAATTCCAGCTCCTATAAACTTCCTGCTATTGATCCTACTAATAGGAAGGTTGACACTAGATCCAGAGAAGTGAGTAGGATTTTGGCTGAGGAAATGCAGTATAGGCGTAAGCATGGCCTATGTTATAGATGTGGGGataaatttggagttggtcacCAGTGTAAGTCTGGGGGATTGAACTGTGTAGGTATAGAGGAAGAGGATGAAGCTGAATTCAAAGATGCGGAAGGAGAACAAGATGAGCTGACTGGGAGGGTAGGAGAATTGGCTGAAGTGTCACTGAATGCTCTAGCAGCAGCAATACAGAGGAAATCCATTTTGCTACTAGGCAACTTAGGTGGAATACCTGTCAAGATCCTGGTGGACACTGGTAGTTCTGACAGCTTCATACACTATCAATTGGTTAAGTCTCTTCAACTCCTTTATCAAACAGTCAGACCTTTTACTGTAACTTTGGCAGATGGCACTGACATCACTAGTGGCACAATTTGTCCAGGTGTTAGATG TCCCATCACTTTTGATTTCCATGCACTCAGTATTGCTCTTAGTAGCAGGGGTGACTTATTACATCTCCAAGGCTTCATTAACCAACTTGTGATGAAACTAGTAAGAGGTAAAGATCTTAGAACATTTATACAAGAAAAGCAAAGGAGCTGTGCCTCTCTACAAGTGGACCCCCAGGGCAATCAAGAGGAGGATATTCCAAAACAAGTGGCCTCAGTCTTGCAACAGTACTCTCAGGTGTTTGAAACCCCTCAAGAACTGCCTCCTGAGAGGGAATTAGATCATCAGATTACCTTGAAGCCAGGAGCAGAGCCATTTAAACTTAAACCTTACAGGTACCCCCACGCACATAAATCTGAGATTGAAAAACAGGTGGTTGAAATGCTTACAAATGGGATTGTTAAGCACAGTTGTAGTCCTTTTGCTTCTCCTGTGCTGTTGGTTAAGAAAAAAGACAATACGTGGAGGCTATGTGTGGATTATAGGAAGCTAAATGAACTTACTGTCAAGGACAGGTTCCCTATCCCAAACATTGATGAGCTGTTGAATGAACTACATGGGATTAAGTATATGTCTAAACTAGACCTCAGAGCTCGATATCATCAGCTGAGAGTCAAGACAGCagacatacctaagactgctttccAGACACACCATGgccattttgaatttttggtgatGCCATTTGGCCTCACTAATGCACCAGCCACTTTCCAATCTTTGATGAACAGAATATTTCAACCTTATATGAGGAAGTTCATATTGATTTTCTTTGATGACATTCTGGTTTATAGTCCTACACTGGAAGCACACGCACAACATTTGAAGATTGTGTTGAGCATCTTAGCTGACAACCAGCTGTATTGCAAAAAGTCTAAATGTTCTTTTGCTCAAACTTCAGTGGAGTATCTGTGA